The following proteins are encoded in a genomic region of Leptospira kirschneri serovar Cynopteri str. 3522 CT:
- a CDS encoding DUF2505 family protein: protein MKYKVVQQFPVPLQNLLKAREDRYKYLDKFPELKNVELIEEKKEGNLVYQKRKVKLAESMPKVLATLLSDPSLLENSTFNLETNTHEFTLAPPGNENILKISGVSVYKELGPDKSERSYDVEVKSGVFLMGAAIEAVIEEVHKHSLEKDKNSISEFLKSYQS from the coding sequence ATGAAATATAAGGTAGTTCAACAATTTCCTGTCCCGTTGCAAAATCTATTAAAAGCAAGAGAAGATCGATATAAATATTTAGATAAATTCCCAGAATTAAAAAACGTAGAACTTATAGAAGAGAAAAAAGAAGGTAACTTAGTCTATCAAAAACGCAAAGTAAAACTTGCAGAATCCATGCCAAAGGTGCTCGCTACACTATTATCCGATCCGTCTTTATTAGAAAATTCAACATTCAATTTAGAAACCAATACTCACGAATTCACTTTAGCTCCTCCAGGAAACGAAAATATACTCAAGATCAGCGGGGTTTCCGTTTATAAAGAATTGGGTCCGGACAAATCCGAAAGAAGTTACGATGTAGAAGTGAAGTCGGGAGTGTTTTTGATGGGTGCAGCGATTGAAGCGGTTATTGAAGAAGTACATAAACATTCATTAGAAAAAGATAAGAATTCCATATCTGAATTTTTAAAATCATATCAAAGTTAA